ATTTTACCTGCTAGACTCCTGAAATAGAAAATGTTATGAACTGAAATAGATAAATGCCCAACCGCTCGCTAGATTGGCTTCGACAAGCAAACCGCGATCTTGAGCAAGCTCGCTCCTCTGGCTCGGAGGGAAGACATGAATGGGCTTGTTTTGCAGCACATCAAGCCGCCGAAAAAGCAGTTCAGGCACTACATTTACATTATCTTCAAGAGGCTTGGGGACATTTGGTAGCACGTTTGCTAAACGAGTTACCTCAAACCGTAGAAATTCCTAAGATTCTGGTCGAACA
This window of the Geitlerinema sp. PCC 9228 genome carries:
- a CDS encoding HEPN domain-containing protein, with translation MPNRSLDWLRQANRDLEQARSSGSEGRHEWACFAAHQAAEKAVQALHLHYLQEAWGHLVARLLNELPQTVEIPKILVEQAKVLDNFYIPTRYPDSHPEGSPFDHYGSLQSEEAIHYASAIIEFVSRAMAQSE